One region of Fusobacterium periodonticum 1_1_41FAA genomic DNA includes:
- a CDS encoding DUF4298 domain-containing protein, whose product MKQKERIDKMEKILNNSTKLLEELEEILNKLDEDSKNYNELVKYYYSKNWAKDKEDFEKDLLPDVEAAGVLTEDSIYDMMTTSSGLAIQMLELATKMLKR is encoded by the coding sequence ATGAAGCAAAAAGAAAGAATAGATAAAATGGAAAAAATACTTAATAATTCAACAAAATTACTTGAAGAATTAGAAGAAATTTTAAATAAATTAGATGAAGATTCTAAAAACTATAATGAGCTTGTGAAATATTATTATAGTAAGAATTGGGCAAAGGACAAGGAAGATTTTGAAAAGGATCTATTGCCAGATGTTGAAGCTGCTGGCGTTTTAACAGAAGATAGCATCTATGACATGATGACTACTAGCAGTGGCTTAGCAATTCAAATGCTAGAACTTGCAACTAAAATGCTAAAAAGATAA
- a CDS encoding metal ABC transporter ATP-binding protein yields MNGLEIQIKDLNLVLSGNEILENINLTVKAGEVHCLVGPNGGGKTSLLRCILGQMPFTGSIEMKYEKDRVIGYVPQVLDFERTLPITVEDFMAMTNQTRPCFLGISKKHKETVDNLLKKLGVYEKKKRLLGNLSGGERQRVLLAQALFPRPNLLILDEPLTGIDKAGEDYFKEIIKELKEEGITILWIHHNLAQVKELADTVTCIKKRMIFSGDPKEELREDKIMRIFE; encoded by the coding sequence ATGAATGGACTTGAAATTCAAATAAAAGATTTAAATTTAGTACTATCAGGAAATGAGATTTTAGAGAATATTAATTTGACTGTTAAAGCAGGAGAAGTTCATTGCCTTGTAGGTCCTAATGGTGGAGGAAAAACTTCACTTTTGAGATGTATACTAGGGCAAATGCCTTTTACAGGTAGTATAGAGATGAAATATGAAAAAGATAGAGTGATAGGATATGTTCCTCAAGTTTTAGATTTTGAAAGAACTTTACCTATTACTGTTGAAGATTTTATGGCTATGACCAATCAAACTAGACCTTGTTTCCTTGGTATATCTAAAAAACATAAAGAGACAGTTGATAATCTTCTAAAAAAATTAGGAGTTTATGAAAAGAAAAAAAGATTATTGGGAAATTTATCAGGTGGAGAAAGACAAAGAGTGTTATTAGCTCAAGCTCTTTTCCCAAGACCTAATCTTTTAATTTTAGATGAGCCTTTGACAGGTATAGATAAGGCTGGAGAAGATTATTTCAAAGAAATAATAAAGGAATTAAAAGAAGAAGGTATAACAATTCTTTGGATACACCATAATCTAGCTCAAGTAAAAGAGTTAGCAGACACTGTTACTTGTATAAAGAAAAGAATGATATTCAGTGGAGATCCAAAAGAAGAATTAAGAGAAGATAAAATTATGAGAATATTTGAATAG
- a CDS encoding ABC transporter permease, whose translation MKKNSKLGLGYSLPINIWLTLFFLIPILIILSYSFLKRSTYGGVEFKLSFETFNIFVDKVFLTILVNTIYISILITIFTVLIAIPISYYIARSRHKQELLFLIIIPFWTNFLVRIYSWIALLGNNGFINHFLMKFHLINEPIKMLYNVPAVVVISVYTSLPFAILPLYAVVEKFDFSLLDAARDLGATNFQAFRKVFLPNIKAGIITSTIFTLIPALGSYAVPKLVGGTNSLMLGNVIAQHLTVTRNWPLASTISGALIVLTSIVLWVFSKYEEKENKVGEKNVK comes from the coding sequence GTGAAAAAAAATAGTAAATTAGGATTAGGTTATTCTTTACCAATAAATATTTGGTTGACTTTATTTTTTCTTATTCCTATTTTAATTATTCTTTCTTATTCTTTTTTGAAAAGAAGTACCTATGGTGGAGTGGAGTTTAAATTATCGTTTGAAACATTTAATATATTTGTGGATAAGGTATTTTTAACTATACTTGTAAACACTATATATATTTCAATATTAATAACTATTTTTACTGTCCTAATAGCTATACCAATTTCATATTATATAGCTAGATCAAGACATAAACAGGAACTTCTGTTCTTAATAATCATACCTTTTTGGACAAATTTTTTAGTTAGAATTTATTCTTGGATAGCTCTTTTGGGTAACAATGGTTTTATTAATCACTTTCTTATGAAATTTCATCTGATTAATGAGCCTATAAAAATGCTATACAATGTTCCAGCTGTTGTGGTAATCTCAGTGTATACAAGTCTACCTTTTGCAATTTTACCTCTGTACGCAGTGGTAGAAAAGTTTGACTTTTCACTTTTAGATGCTGCAAGAGACTTAGGAGCAACTAACTTTCAAGCTTTTAGAAAGGTATTTCTTCCTAATATCAAAGCAGGAATAATAACTTCAACTATTTTCACTTTGATACCAGCTTTAGGTTCTTATGCAGTACCTAAATTGGTGGGAGGAACAAATTCTTTGATGTTAGGAAACGTTATAGCACAACATTTAACAGTTACAAGAAACTGGCCTTTAGCATCGACTATTTCAGGAGCTTTAATAGTTCTAACAAGTATAGTCCTTTGGGTATTTTCAAAATATGAAGAAAAAGAAAACAAAGTAGGTGAAAAAAATGTCAAATAA
- the yihA gene encoding ribosome biogenesis GTP-binding protein YihA/YsxC, with translation MKIKKADFVKSAVYEKDYPEQLDKMEFAFVGRSNVGKSSLINSLTSRLKLARTSKTPGRTQLINYFLINDEFYIVDLPGYGFAKVPKEMKKQWGQTMERYIASKRKKLVFVLLDIRRVPSDEDIEMLEWLEYNEMDYKIIFTKIDKLSNNERAKQLKAIKTRLVFEKEDVFFHSSLTNKGRDEILTFMEEKLNS, from the coding sequence ATGAAAATAAAAAAGGCTGACTTTGTAAAATCAGCAGTATATGAAAAAGATTACCCAGAACAATTAGATAAAATGGAGTTCGCTTTCGTTGGAAGATCTAATGTTGGAAAGTCTTCTTTGATAAATAGTTTAACATCGAGATTGAAATTAGCAAGAACAAGTAAAACACCTGGTAGAACACAATTAATAAATTATTTCTTAATAAATGATGAGTTCTATATAGTGGATTTACCAGGTTATGGATTTGCAAAAGTTCCTAAGGAAATGAAAAAACAATGGGGACAAACGATGGAAAGGTATATTGCAAGTAAAAGAAAAAAATTAGTTTTTGTTTTGCTTGACATAAGAAGAGTTCCAAGTGATGAAGACATAGAAATGCTCGAATGGCTTGAATATAATGAGATGGACTATAAAATTATATTTACAAAGATAGATAAATTATCAAATAATGAAAGAGCTAAACAATTGAAGGCAATCAAAACAAGACTTGTTTTTGAAAAAGAAGATGTATTCTTCCATTCTTCTTTAACAAATAAAGGTAGAGATGAAATTCTAACTTTTATGGAAGAAAAATTAAATAGTTAA
- a CDS encoding metal ABC transporter solute-binding protein, Zn/Mn family has product MKKIILLMFLLLNVLAMAEEKIKIGITLLPYYSFVANIVKDRAEVIPIVKAEGFDSHTYQPKVEDIERASKVDVIVVNGVGHDEFVYKIIDAVDKKDKPVIINANKDVSLMPVAGTLGNERIMDSHTFISITAAIQQVHNITKELIKLDPKNKDFYLANSREYVKKLRKLKTDALKEVQDVNGTDVRVATFLGGYNYLLSEFGIDVKAVLEPTHGSQISMSSLQKMIEKIKKEKIDIIFGEKNYSDEYVSIIKNETGIEVRKLEHLTTGAYRADSFEKFIKVDLDEVVSAIKYVKNKNKNRTKK; this is encoded by the coding sequence ATGAAAAAGATAATACTTTTAATGTTCTTGCTATTGAATGTTTTAGCAATGGCAGAAGAAAAAATAAAAATAGGTATAACTTTACTACCTTACTATAGTTTTGTTGCAAATATAGTAAAGGATAGAGCAGAAGTTATCCCCATAGTAAAGGCAGAAGGTTTTGACTCTCATACTTATCAACCTAAGGTTGAAGATATAGAAAGAGCTTCAAAAGTAGATGTCATTGTTGTAAATGGTGTAGGACATGATGAATTTGTATATAAAATCATAGATGCAGTTGATAAAAAGGATAAACCTGTTATTATCAATGCTAATAAAGATGTTTCACTTATGCCAGTTGCAGGTACATTAGGTAATGAAAGGATTATGGACTCTCATACTTTCATATCTATAACAGCTGCAATTCAACAAGTACATAATATAACAAAGGAATTAATAAAATTAGATCCTAAGAATAAAGATTTCTATCTTGCTAATTCAAGAGAATATGTAAAAAAATTAAGAAAATTAAAAACAGATGCTTTAAAAGAAGTTCAAGATGTAAATGGAACAGATGTTAGAGTTGCCACTTTCTTAGGTGGATATAACTATCTTTTATCTGAGTTTGGAATAGATGTTAAGGCAGTTTTAGAACCAACTCATGGTTCACAAATAAGTATGTCATCACTTCAAAAAATGATAGAAAAAATAAAGAAAGAAAAGATAGATATAATCTTTGGAGAAAAGAATTATAGTGATGAATATGTATCTATAATTAAGAATGAGACAGGGATAGAAGTTAGAAAGTTAGAACACTTAACAACAGGTGCTTATAGAGCTGATAGCTTTGAAAAGTTTATCAAAGTTGACCTAGATGAAGTTGTAAGTGCTATTAAATATGTTAAGAACAAAAATAAAAATAGAACTAAGAAATAA
- a CDS encoding manganese efflux pump MntP family protein, whose translation MSTIAVLITALALAMDAMSLSIYQGIASTENQKKQNFIKIILTFGIFQFAMALVGSLSGSLFVHYISLYSKYISFAIFLFLGLMMLKEALKKEEMEYDEKYLDIKTLIIMGVATSLDALLVGLTYSILPFHKVLVYTVEIGIITAIISGLGFVVGNKFGDILGQKSHFLGAALLIFISINTLI comes from the coding sequence ATGTCAACAATTGCTGTTTTAATAACTGCCTTAGCACTGGCTATGGATGCTATGTCTCTTTCTATCTATCAGGGAATAGCCTCTACAGAAAATCAGAAAAAACAAAATTTCATAAAAATTATATTAACATTTGGAATTTTTCAGTTTGCTATGGCATTAGTGGGATCATTGTCAGGAAGTTTATTTGTTCACTATATTTCATTGTATTCAAAGTATATTTCTTTTGCAATCTTCTTATTTTTAGGACTTATGATGTTGAAAGAAGCTTTGAAAAAAGAAGAGATGGAATATGATGAGAAGTACTTAGATATCAAAACTTTGATTATAATGGGAGTGGCTACAAGTTTAGATGCACTCTTGGTTGGTTTGACATATTCAATACTTCCTTTTCATAAAGTTTTAGTATATACAGTTGAAATAGGGATTATAACAGCTATAATATCAGGATTAGGTTTCGTAGTTGGAAATAAATTTGGAGACATATTAGGACAAAAATCTCATTTTTTAGGAGCAGCACTTTTAATATTTATATCAATTAATACATTAATATAA
- a CDS encoding peptidylprolyl isomerase, giving the protein MKKLFKLLSIIGLSLMFLVSCSSVKSTMKSVTSVFKNPVKYNNVTATFVTTQGEITFYLYPEAAPITVANFINLAKRGFYNNTKFTRSVENFMVQGGDPTGTGMGGPGYVIPDEFVEWLDFYQPGMLAMANAGPNTGGSQFFMTFAPADWLNGVHTIFGEVRSEGDAIKVRKLEMGDVIKEVRISDNGDFFLGLFKPQVEEWNRALDREYPNLKKYPIRDVTAQEVEAYKEELDNLYTKKEKKNQDTFEYPITKFIRGVFNKVGGYTPKESVISN; this is encoded by the coding sequence ATGAAAAAGTTATTTAAACTATTAAGCATCATAGGGCTATCACTTATGTTTTTAGTAAGTTGTAGTTCTGTAAAATCTACAATGAAGTCAGTGACTAGTGTATTTAAAAATCCAGTTAAATACAACAATGTAACAGCAACTTTCGTTACTACTCAAGGAGAAATTACATTCTATCTTTATCCAGAAGCAGCTCCTATAACAGTGGCTAACTTTATTAACCTTGCAAAAAGAGGTTTCTACAATAACACAAAATTCACTCGTTCAGTTGAAAACTTTATGGTACAAGGTGGAGATCCTACTGGAACAGGAATGGGTGGACCAGGTTATGTTATACCTGATGAATTCGTTGAATGGTTAGATTTCTATCAACCAGGAATGCTTGCTATGGCAAATGCGGGACCTAACACAGGAGGTTCTCAATTCTTTATGACATTTGCACCAGCTGATTGGTTAAATGGAGTGCATACTATCTTCGGTGAAGTTCGTTCAGAAGGAGATGCAATAAAAGTTAGAAAATTAGAAATGGGAGATGTTATAAAAGAAGTTAGAATTTCTGATAATGGAGATTTCTTCTTAGGGTTATTCAAACCTCAAGTTGAAGAATGGAACAGAGCATTAGACAGAGAATATCCTAATTTAAAGAAATATCCTATAAGAGATGTAACAGCTCAAGAAGTTGAAGCATATAAAGAAGAATTAGATAATTTATATACTAAGAAAGAAAAGAAAAACCAAGATACTTTTGAATACCCAATAACTAAATTTATTAGAGGAGTATTCAATAAGGTTGGAGGATATACTCCAAAAGAATCTGTAATTAGTAATTAA
- a CDS encoding ABC transporter ATP-binding protein: MGKKDIKIVNVNKSFDGVQILKDINLTIEQGEFFSIIGPSGCGKTTLLRMIAGFISPDSGAIYLGDENIVDLPPNLRNVNTIFQKYALFPHLNVFENVAFPLRIKKTDEKTINEEVMKYLKLVGLDEHSTKKVSQLSGGQQQRVSIARALINKPGVLLLDEPLSALDAKLRQNLLIELDLIHDEVGITFIFITHDQQEALSISDRIAVMNAGKILQVGTPAEVYEAPADTFVADFLGENNFFSGKVTGIINEELAKIDLEGIGEIIIEQDKKVQIGDRVTVSLRPEKIRLSKNEITKSKNCINSVAVYVDEYIYSGFQSKYYVHLKNNKDLKFKIFLQHAAFFDDNDEKAIWWDEDAYITWDAFDGYLVEVESEKK; this comes from the coding sequence ATTGGAAAAAAAGATATAAAAATAGTTAATGTAAACAAAAGTTTTGACGGAGTTCAAATTTTAAAAGATATTAACTTGACAATAGAACAAGGGGAGTTTTTTTCTATTATAGGACCGTCGGGTTGTGGTAAAACCACCTTATTAAGAATGATAGCTGGATTTATTTCGCCTGATAGTGGAGCTATATACCTTGGTGACGAGAATATAGTTGACCTACCACCAAATCTTAGAAACGTAAATACAATATTTCAAAAATATGCTCTTTTTCCTCATTTAAATGTTTTTGAAAATGTTGCTTTTCCTTTAAGGATAAAAAAGACAGATGAAAAAACAATAAATGAAGAAGTTATGAAATACTTAAAACTTGTTGGACTAGATGAACATAGCACAAAAAAAGTTAGTCAATTATCAGGAGGACAACAACAAAGAGTTTCAATAGCAAGAGCCTTGATAAATAAGCCAGGGGTTTTATTACTAGATGAACCTCTATCGGCACTTGATGCAAAATTAAGACAAAATCTTTTGATAGAACTAGATTTAATTCATGATGAAGTTGGAATTACTTTTATCTTCATAACTCATGATCAACAAGAAGCTCTATCAATATCAGATAGAATAGCAGTTATGAATGCTGGAAAAATTCTACAAGTAGGAACACCTGCTGAAGTTTATGAAGCACCAGCGGATACTTTTGTTGCTGATTTCTTAGGAGAAAACAATTTCTTCAGTGGAAAGGTAACAGGAATAATAAATGAAGAATTAGCGAAGATAGACTTAGAAGGCATAGGAGAAATAATAATAGAGCAAGATAAAAAGGTACAAATTGGAGATAGGGTTACTGTTTCTCTAAGACCTGAAAAAATTAGACTTTCTAAGAATGAAATAACTAAGTCTAAAAATTGTATAAACAGTGTGGCCGTTTATGTTGATGAATATATATATTCAGGTTTCCAAAGTAAATATTATGTTCATCTAAAAAATAATAAGGACTTAAAATTTAAGATCTTCTTACAACATGCTGCCTTTTTTGATGATAATGATGAAAAAGCAATATGGTGGGACGAAGATGCATACATCACATGGGATGCCTTTGATGGCTATCTAGTGGAGGTGGAAAGTGAAAAAAAATAG
- a CDS encoding ABC transporter permease, with protein MSNKLDRRKTSFVIFVLTMIFFYLPLAVLVIYSFNNGKGMAWQGFSLRWYKELFRHSSNIWKAFYYSIFIALISSFVSTVIGTFGAIALKWFDFKGKKYLKNISVLPLVVPDIIIGVSLLIMFATVKFKLGITTIFIAHTTFNIPYVLFIILSRLDEFDYSVVEAAYDLGATNRQTLTKVIIPMLLPAIVSAFLMALTLSFDDFVITFFVSGPGSSTLPLRIYSMIRLGVSPVVNALSVLLIAISILLTLSTKKLQKNFIK; from the coding sequence ATGTCAAATAAATTAGATAGAAGAAAAACATCTTTTGTAATTTTTGTTCTTACTATGATATTCTTTTACTTACCACTTGCAGTTCTAGTTATTTATTCTTTCAATAATGGAAAGGGTATGGCTTGGCAAGGATTTTCTTTAAGATGGTATAAAGAATTGTTTAGACACTCAAGCAATATATGGAAGGCTTTTTATTACAGTATATTTATTGCTTTGATTTCATCATTTGTTTCAACAGTTATAGGGACATTTGGAGCCATAGCTTTAAAGTGGTTTGATTTCAAAGGGAAAAAATATTTAAAAAATATAAGTGTTCTACCACTTGTTGTACCAGATATAATAATAGGGGTATCACTTCTTATAATGTTTGCAACAGTAAAATTTAAACTAGGGATTACAACAATATTTATAGCACATACAACTTTTAATATCCCTTATGTTTTATTTATTATACTTTCAAGACTTGACGAATTTGATTATTCAGTTGTAGAAGCGGCCTATGATTTAGGAGCAACAAATAGACAGACTTTAACAAAGGTTATTATTCCTATGTTATTGCCAGCTATAGTATCAGCATTTTTAATGGCATTAACATTATCTTTTGATGATTTCGTGATAACTTTCTTTGTTTCAGGACCAGGCTCTTCAACTCTACCACTTAGAATATATTCTATGATAAGATTAGGAGTTTCTCCAGTGGTAAATGCTCTATCAGTTCTGTTGATAGCTATCTCAATTTTATTGACATTATCAACAAAAAAATTACAAAAGAATTTCATTAAATAG
- a CDS encoding metal ABC transporter permease, translating to MLETFRNFLINLAEQGSIPASFKYGFVINAMICALLIGPILGGIGTMVVTKKMAFFSEAVGHAAMTGIAVGVLLGEPFSAPYISLFTYCILFGLIINYTKNRTKMSSDTLIGVFLAISIALGGTLLIYVSAKVNSHALESILFGSILTVSDTDIYILVVSAIIIGFVLVPYLNRMLLASFNPNLAIVRGVNVKLIEYIFIIIVTVITIASVKIVGSILVEALLLIPAAAAKNLSKSIKGFVSYSVVFALISCLLGVYLPIHFDISIPSGGAIIMISSAIFIITVIIRMLFRNFAEGE from the coding sequence ATGTTAGAAACTTTTAGAAATTTCTTAATAAATTTAGCTGAGCAAGGTAGTATTCCAGCTTCTTTTAAGTATGGTTTCGTTATCAATGCTATGATATGTGCATTGCTTATAGGGCCAATACTTGGAGGAATAGGAACTATGGTAGTTACAAAGAAAATGGCCTTCTTCTCAGAAGCAGTCGGACATGCTGCTATGACAGGTATAGCTGTTGGTGTACTACTAGGAGAACCTTTTTCAGCACCGTATATTTCACTTTTTACATATTGTATATTATTTGGATTGATTATCAATTACACAAAGAATAGAACAAAGATGTCCTCAGATACTCTGATAGGAGTTTTCCTAGCAATTTCAATAGCTTTAGGAGGAACACTTCTTATCTATGTATCAGCTAAGGTAAATTCACATGCCTTAGAAAGTATACTATTTGGTTCTATACTTACAGTAAGTGATACTGATATATACATCCTAGTTGTATCAGCAATTATAATTGGCTTTGTGCTAGTACCATATCTAAATAGAATGTTATTAGCAAGCTTTAATCCAAATCTAGCAATAGTAAGAGGGGTAAATGTAAAATTAATAGAATATATTTTTATTATAATTGTTACAGTTATTACAATAGCCTCAGTAAAAATAGTAGGGTCTATACTTGTTGAAGCCTTGTTATTGATACCAGCAGCTGCAGCAAAGAACTTATCAAAGTCTATAAAAGGTTTTGTAAGCTACTCAGTAGTTTTTGCTCTTATTAGCTGTCTGTTAGGAGTGTATTTACCAATACATTTTGATATATCAATTCCATCAGGTGGAGCAATAATAATGATTTCATCGGCTATCTTTATTATTACAGTTATTATTAGAATGTTATTTAGAAACTTTGCAGAAGGAGAATAG
- a CDS encoding metal ABC transporter solute-binding protein, Zn/Mn family, with amino-acid sequence MYKKLLAILMLIFSFSVMAKDKLKIGVTLQPYYSFVANTVKDKAEVIPVVRLDKYDSHSYQPKPEDIKRINELDVIVVNGVGHDEFIFDILNAADRKKEIKVIYANKNVSLMPIAGSIRGEKVMNPHTFISITTSIQQVYNIAKELGEIDPANKEFYLKNSRDYAKKLRKLKADALNEVKKLGNIDIRVATLHGGYDYLLSEFGIDVKAVIEPSHGAQPSAADLEKVIKIIKNEKIDIIFGEKNFNNKFVDTIHKETGVEVRSLSHMTNGAYELDGFEKFIKVDLDEVVKAIKDVAAKKGKK; translated from the coding sequence ATGTACAAAAAGTTATTGGCGATTTTAATGTTAATTTTTAGTTTTTCAGTTATGGCTAAAGATAAACTAAAAATAGGTGTTACTTTACAACCTTACTACAGTTTCGTAGCTAATACAGTAAAAGATAAGGCAGAAGTTATTCCAGTTGTGAGACTAGACAAATATGATTCTCATAGTTATCAACCAAAACCAGAAGATATTAAGAGAATTAATGAATTAGATGTTATTGTAGTAAACGGAGTAGGACATGATGAATTTATCTTTGATATTTTAAATGCAGCAGATAGAAAGAAAGAAATAAAAGTTATTTATGCAAATAAAAATGTTTCTTTAATGCCTATAGCAGGCTCAATCAGAGGAGAAAAAGTTATGAACCCTCATACTTTTATCTCTATAACAACTTCAATTCAACAAGTGTATAACATAGCTAAAGAATTAGGAGAAATAGATCCAGCTAACAAAGAATTTTACTTAAAGAATTCAAGAGACTATGCTAAAAAATTAAGAAAATTAAAAGCAGATGCTCTAAATGAAGTTAAAAAATTAGGAAATATTGATATAAGAGTTGCAACTTTACATGGTGGATATGACTATCTATTATCTGAATTTGGTATAGACGTTAAGGCAGTTATAGAACCATCTCATGGTGCTCAACCAAGTGCAGCAGACTTAGAAAAGGTTATTAAAATAATTAAAAATGAAAAGATAGACATAATTTTCGGTGAAAAGAACTTTAACAATAAATTCGTAGATACTATTCATAAAGAAACAGGTGTTGAAGTTAGATCTCTATCTCATATGACAAATGGTGCTTATGAATTAGATGGTTTTGAAAAGTTTATTAAAGTTGACTTAGATGAAGTTGTAAAAGCAATTAAAGACGTAGCAGCTAAAAAAGGAAAGAAATAA
- a CDS encoding metal ABC transporter solute-binding protein, Zn/Mn family → MKKILLFILMLVLGTVSFAENIVITSIQPLYSLTSYLTKGTDIKVYTPFGSETSMTMSKEAIREEGFDLSVAKKAQAVVDIAKVWPEDVIYGKARMNKINIVEIDASYPYDEKMTTIFFSDYSNGNVNPYIWTGSKNLVRMVNIISRDLIRLYPQNKVKIEKNVNKFTNDLLKIENEANEKLLSVDNASVISLSENLQYFLNDMNIYAEYVDYDSITAENIANLVRDKGIKVVISDRWLKKNVIKALKDAGGEFVIINTLDIPMDKDGKMDPEAILKAFKENTDNLIEALKK, encoded by the coding sequence ATGAAAAAGATATTACTATTTATTTTAATGTTAGTCTTAGGTACAGTTAGTTTTGCTGAAAACATAGTAATCACATCTATACAACCTCTATATTCTTTGACTAGTTACTTAACTAAGGGAACAGATATAAAAGTTTATACTCCCTTTGGTTCAGAAACATCTATGACTATGTCAAAAGAAGCTATAAGAGAAGAAGGTTTTGACCTATCAGTTGCTAAAAAAGCTCAAGCTGTTGTAGATATAGCAAAAGTTTGGCCTGAAGATGTAATCTATGGAAAAGCAAGAATGAATAAAATAAATATTGTTGAGATAGATGCAAGCTATCCTTATGATGAAAAGATGACAACAATATTCTTCAGTGATTATTCAAATGGAAATGTAAACCCATATATTTGGACAGGTAGTAAAAATCTAGTTAGAATGGTAAACATCATATCTAGAGATTTAATAAGATTATACCCTCAAAATAAAGTTAAAATAGAAAAGAATGTAAATAAATTTACTAATGATCTATTAAAAATTGAAAATGAAGCTAATGAAAAATTACTTTCAGTTGATAATGCTTCAGTTATATCTTTAAGTGAAAATTTACAATATTTTTTAAATGACATGAATATATACGCAGAATATGTTGACTATGACAGTATAACTGCAGAAAATATCGCTAACTTAGTGAGAGATAAGGGAATAAAAGTTGTTATCTCTGATAGATGGTTAAAGAAAAATGTTATAAAAGCATTGAAAGATGCAGGTGGAGAGTTTGTTATTATAAATACTTTAGATATACCTATGGATAAAGATGGAAAAATGGATCCAGAAGCTATATTAAAAGCATTTAAAGAAAATACAGATAATTTAATAGAAGCACTAAAGAAATAA